One Grus americana isolate bGruAme1 chromosome Z, bGruAme1.mat, whole genome shotgun sequence DNA window includes the following coding sequences:
- the RIGI gene encoding antiviral innate immune response receptor RIG-I isoform X4: MITFSEEAEPDNNLSENLCSASEGIYQPSPVYEPKKARSYQIELAQPAIDGKNTLICAPTGSGKTFVAVMICEHHFQNMPTGRKAKVVFLATKVPVYQQQKNVFKQHFERSGYSVQGISGETVANVSVEKVIQNSDIVVLTPQILVNSIEEGILSSLSIFTLMIFDECHNTTGNHPYSVLMTRYLQQKFDSSANQLPQIVGLTASVGVGNAKSIKETIEHICTLCSYLDIQAISTVRENKEDLQRFGNKPEMYVRWVKMRVQNHFADIISGLMSETEELMRKIYSVDNISQINKNDFGTQKYEHWIVATQKKCRLLQLADKEKESSICRDLFICTEHLRKFNDALIISEDARIEDALFYLTEFFINVKNGPYTELEKQLTAKFQEKEPELIALSKDESNENPKLEELACILDEAYRYNPQTRTLLFAKTRALVAALKKWIEANPLLNHIKPGVLMGRGRRDQKTGMTLPMQKGVLDAFKTNKDSRLLIATSVADEGIDISECNLVVLYEYFGNVTKMIQVRGRGRARDSKCILVTNKKEVVDNEKQNHYKEEMMNEAIEELQNWDETTFARKIHDLQMKEKVLRDSRKKDTRCKAVEGKKNLLCGKCKAYACSTDDIRVIKESHHTVLGDAFKERYITKPHQKPVRFDCFEKKSKMHCQNTNCQHDWGIIVKYKTFDDLPVIKIKSFVVENAETGAQMDFQKWKDINFSLKNFDEETSS; the protein is encoded by the exons ATGATAACATTTTCTGAAGAAGCAGAACCTGATAATAATCTCAGTGAAAATCTCTGTTCAGCTTCAG AAGGAATCTATCAGCCTTCACCTGTTTATGAACCAAAGAAGGCTCGGAGCTACCAGATTGAACTTGCGCAGCCTGCTATCGATGGGAAAAACACATTGATATGTGCACCCACAG GATCTGGAAAAACTTTTGTGGCAGTTATGATTTGTGAACATCATTTCCAAAACATGCCCACAGGACGAAAGgcaaaagttgtttttcttgcaaCTAAAGTGCCAGTGTACCAACAACAGAAAAACGTATTCAAGCAGCATTTTGAAAGAAGTGG ATATTCTGTTCAAGGAATTAGTGGTGAAACAGTTGCAAATGTCTCTGTAGAAAAGGTTATACAGAACAGTGACATTGTTGTGCTGACGCCCCAGATTCTTGTGAATAGCATTGAGGAAGGGATCCTTAGCTCCCTCTCCATCTTCACTCTGATGATATTTGATGAGTGCCACAACACTACAGGCAACCACCCTTACAGTGTGTTAATGACCAGATACCTGCAACAAAAATTTGACTCCTCTGCAAACCAGCTGCCTCAG ATTGTAGGTTTAACTGCTTCTGTTGGAGTTGGTAATGCCAAGAGCATCAAGGAAACAATAGAGCACATCTGCACCCTCTGCTCCTACCTTGACATACAGGCCATATCCACTGTCAGAGAGAACAAAGAGGATCTGCAGAGATTCGGAAACAAGCCAGAAATGT ATGTCAGATGGGTTAAAATGCGAGTTCAGAATCACTTTGCAGACATTATCTCAGGTCTGATGTCTGAGACAGAGGAGTTGATGAGGAAGATTTACTCAGTGG ATAATATCTCTCAAATCAACAAGAATGATTTTGGAACACAGAAATATGAGCACTGGATAGTTGCCACTCAGAAAAAATGCAGACTGTTGCAACTGGCAGATAAAGAGAAGGAGAGCAGCATTTGTAGAGACCTTTTCATTTGCACTGAACACCTGCGG AAATTCAACGATGCTCTCATCATCAGTGAGGATGCCCGCATCGAAGATGCTTTATTCTACCTAACTGAATTTTTCATAAATGTCAAAAACGGACCATATACGGAGTTAGAGAAGCAACTGACAGCCAAATTTCAAG agaAAGAACCAGAACTGATTGCCCTTTCAAAAGATGAATCAAATGAGAATCCCAAGCTGGAAGAGCTTGCCTGCATCCTGGATGAAGCATATCGCTATAACCCACAGACTCGCACTCTCCTCTTTGCTAAGACAAGAGCCTTAGTAGCT GCTCTCAAGAAGTGGATAGAAGCAAACCCTCTACTTAACCACATAAAACCGGGTGTGTTGATGGGTCGTGGAAGAAGAGATCAAAAAACAG GTATGACCCTCCCGATGCAGAAGGGTGTACTGGATGCATTCAAAACCAACAAAGACAGCAGACTGCTAATTGCTACATCTGTTGCTGATGAAGGCATTGATATTTCTGAGTGCAACCTTGTTGTGCTCTATGAATACTTCGGTAATGTCACCAAAATGATCCAAGTGAGAG GTCGTGGAAGGGCAAGAGACAGCAAGTGCATCCTTgtgacaaacaaaaaagaagtggTTGACAATGAGAAACAGAACCATTATAAGGAAGAAATGATGAATGAAGCTATTGAAGAGCTACAGAATTGGGATGAAACAACATTTGCAAGAAAG ATACATGACCtgcaaatgaaggaaaaggtaTTAAGAGATTCCAGGAAGAAAGACACAAGATGTAAggcagtggaaggaaaaaaaaatcttctctgtggaaaatgcaaagcataTGCCTGCAGTACAGATGACATCAGAGTTATAAAG GAATCTCATCACACTGTCCTAGGAGATGCGTTCAAGGAGCGTTATATAACAAAGCCTCACCAGAAACCAGTCCGGTTTGactgttttgagaaaaaaagcaagatgcaTTGCCAAAATACTAATTGCCAGCATGACTGGGGAATCATAGTAAAGTACAAGACATTTGATGATCTACCGGTGATCAAAATCAAAAGCTTCGTAGTAGAGAATGCTGAAACTGGGGCACAAAtggattttcagaaatggaaagatattaatttttcattgaagAATTTTGATGAAGAAACATCCAGCTGA